One segment of Ureibacillus thermophilus DNA contains the following:
- a CDS encoding phosphoglycerate kinase has product MFLKKTMNDVDVQGKRVFVRVDFNVPMENGVVADDTRIRAAIPTIQQLSERGAKVILASHLGRPKGEVKEDMRLTAVGERLSQLMKKPVKKLDESVGEAVKKAVDEMKNGDIVLLENVRFHKGEEKNDEELAKQFASLADLYVNDAFGAAHRAHASTEGIAKFIPAVSGLLMEKELDVLGKALSNPDRPFTAIIGGAKVKDKIGVIENLLDKVDNLIIGGGLSFTFVKAQGYEIGKSLLEEDKIELARNFIEKAKEKGVNFYMPIDAVVAKELSPEAEAKVVDIDQIPEDYMGLDIGPKTAEKYAEVIKNSKLIIWNGPMGVFEIDQFANGTRTIAEAMAETEGYTVIGGGDSAAAVEKFGLADKMDHISTGGGASLELMEGKILPGIAALNDK; this is encoded by the coding sequence ATGTTTCTGAAAAAGACAATGAACGATGTGGACGTACAGGGGAAGAGAGTTTTTGTACGTGTAGATTTTAACGTGCCGATGGAAAATGGTGTCGTGGCAGATGACACAAGAATTCGTGCAGCCATTCCGACAATCCAGCAACTATCGGAAAGAGGTGCAAAAGTTATTTTAGCATCTCACTTAGGTCGTCCGAAAGGCGAAGTAAAAGAAGATATGCGTTTAACAGCTGTCGGCGAACGCCTTTCCCAATTAATGAAAAAACCTGTAAAAAAATTAGATGAATCTGTTGGCGAAGCAGTTAAAAAGGCCGTTGACGAAATGAAAAATGGAGACATTGTTTTACTTGAGAATGTGCGTTTCCATAAAGGCGAAGAGAAAAATGATGAAGAGCTAGCCAAACAATTTGCAAGTCTTGCAGATCTTTATGTAAATGATGCATTTGGTGCTGCCCACCGTGCACACGCTTCTACGGAAGGAATAGCAAAATTCATTCCGGCAGTTTCTGGATTGTTGATGGAAAAAGAATTAGATGTGTTAGGCAAAGCTTTATCCAATCCGGATCGCCCGTTCACAGCGATTATTGGCGGCGCAAAAGTAAAAGACAAAATCGGCGTCATTGAAAATCTGCTTGATAAAGTGGATAACTTAATCATCGGCGGTGGTCTTTCCTTTACATTTGTAAAAGCACAAGGGTACGAAATTGGAAAATCATTGCTCGAAGAAGATAAAATAGAATTAGCCCGCAACTTCATTGAAAAAGCAAAAGAAAAGGGTGTCAACTTCTACATGCCAATTGATGCAGTGGTTGCGAAAGAACTATCGCCTGAAGCGGAAGCCAAAGTGGTAGACATTGATCAAATTCCTGAAGATTATATGGGTCTTGATATTGGTCCAAAAACCGCAGAGAAGTATGCGGAAGTTATTAAAAATTCAAAATTAATAATATGGAATGGACCAATGGGCGTATTTGAAATCGACCAATTTGCCAACGGAACAAGAACAATTGCAGAAGCCATGGCCGAAACGGAAGGATATACGGTTATTGGCGGCGGCGATTCTGCAGCAGCCGTTGAAAAATTCGGCTTAGCAGATAAAATGGATCACATTTCAACAGGCGGAGGAGCTTCTCTAGAATTAATGGAAGGTAAAATCCTGCCAGGTATTGCAGCCTTGAATGATAAATAA
- a CDS encoding basic amino acid ABC transporter substrate-binding protein — protein sequence MGKRNRVFLFMLLMAFAVVLAACGSSENSSSSKDSKSESGETSLKDKKILVGTEATFAPFEYMDDNGNIVGIDKDIVDAIFTELGMEYEMRHVGWEAVFQQVQNGELDMGASGITITDERKETFDFTEPYFEATQVIVVTEDSPIESAKDLEGKKVSVQINSTGHQAAKKLLGETNPNILAYENLPLAIQEVINGTAQAAIGDNAVVYEYLKNNPNAKLKVIEDDAFEKEYYGFMVKKGNKELLDLLNEGLQKIKENGKLAEITGQELE from the coding sequence ATGGGTAAAAGAAATCGTGTATTTTTATTTATGTTGCTGATGGCATTTGCAGTGGTGCTAGCAGCATGCGGATCAAGCGAAAATTCATCATCTTCAAAGGATTCAAAAAGTGAAAGCGGAGAAACTAGTTTGAAAGACAAAAAAATCTTGGTGGGTACAGAAGCGACATTTGCTCCTTTTGAATATATGGACGATAACGGAAATATTGTAGGAATCGACAAAGATATTGTAGATGCCATTTTTACAGAACTCGGCATGGAATATGAAATGCGCCATGTTGGTTGGGAAGCAGTATTCCAACAAGTTCAAAACGGCGAACTTGATATGGGTGCTTCCGGTATAACAATTACAGATGAACGTAAAGAAACATTCGACTTTACTGAACCATATTTCGAAGCAACACAAGTGATTGTGGTTACGGAAGATTCACCGATTGAATCGGCAAAAGATTTAGAAGGTAAAAAAGTTTCTGTACAAATCAACTCTACAGGACACCAAGCAGCGAAAAAACTTTTAGGAGAAACGAACCCAAATATTTTAGCGTATGAAAACCTTCCATTAGCAATCCAAGAAGTGATTAATGGAACAGCTCAAGCAGCAATTGGTGATAACGCGGTAGTTTATGAATATTTAAAAAATAATCCAAATGCAAAATTAAAAGTCATTGAAGACGATGCATTTGAAAAAGAATATTATGGTTTTATGGTGAAAAAAGGAAACAAAGAATTGCTTGATTTACTAAATGAAGGCTTACAAAAAATTAAAGAAAACGGTAAGTTAGCAGAAATTACAGGACAAGAACTTGAATAA
- a CDS encoding amino acid ABC transporter ATP-binding protein, which translates to MIKIENLHKSFGSLDVLKGIDYEIREKEVVCVIGPSGSGKSTFLRCINLLEEATDGAIYIDGVKINDPNTDINKIRTEVGMVFQQFNLFPHMTVLENITMAPKLIRKMNKTDAENLAFELLQKVGLREKAYNYPQQLSGGQQQRVAIARALAMKPKVMLFDEPTSALDPEMVTEVLDVMKQLAVEGMTMVVVTHEMGFAREVADRVIFMDGGVIVEEGPPEQIFGNPKHERTKAFLSKVL; encoded by the coding sequence ATGATTAAAATTGAAAATCTTCATAAAAGTTTCGGCAGCCTGGACGTATTAAAAGGCATCGATTATGAAATCCGAGAAAAGGAAGTTGTTTGTGTTATTGGTCCTTCCGGTTCCGGAAAAAGTACCTTTTTGCGCTGCATCAACTTGTTAGAAGAAGCAACGGATGGTGCAATTTATATTGATGGGGTTAAAATCAATGATCCAAACACGGATATTAACAAAATTCGTACAGAAGTGGGAATGGTGTTCCAACAGTTCAACTTATTCCCGCATATGACGGTGTTGGAAAATATTACGATGGCTCCGAAGCTCATCCGAAAAATGAACAAAACAGATGCAGAAAACTTAGCTTTTGAATTGCTTCAAAAAGTAGGGCTTCGTGAAAAAGCATATAATTATCCACAACAATTATCTGGAGGTCAGCAACAACGGGTAGCCATCGCAAGAGCCCTTGCGATGAAACCAAAAGTAATGCTTTTTGACGAGCCAACTTCAGCCCTTGACCCGGAAATGGTAACGGAAGTATTAGATGTAATGAAACAATTAGCTGTTGAAGGTATGACGATGGTAGTCGTAACTCATGAAATGGGATTTGCCCGTGAAGTTGCGGATCGGGTCATCTTCATGGACGGTGGTGTCATTGTAGAAGAAGGACCGCCAGAACAAATTTTTGGTAATCCAAAACACGAACGGACAAAAGCCTTTTTAAGCAAAGTTTTATAA
- a CDS encoding spore coat protein, producing the protein MENQFMNQQPTSENIPMSMNHGAHEVLDVHEVLSSSIGALNMFIILRPHVKDPELLNILDRQYAFMLDEYNITLECFKTGQDPSHPTRKYNMQIGNDSKYGLTPSQPKKPITSSNEIDDGIISSFMLSQHKMLATGKTAAALEATNPVVRRVLQDSVPNCIEMAYELSLYQNKKGYYQVPQLSTQDMQTMLNMYGQAEKAKDMPN; encoded by the coding sequence ATGGAAAATCAATTTATGAACCAACAACCTACTTCAGAAAACATTCCCATGTCCATGAACCATGGTGCCCATGAAGTTTTAGACGTTCATGAAGTATTAAGTTCTTCTATTGGCGCATTGAATATGTTTATTATCTTGCGTCCGCATGTAAAAGACCCTGAACTGCTCAATATTTTAGACAGACAGTATGCGTTTATGCTCGATGAATATAACATCACTTTAGAATGCTTTAAAACAGGTCAAGATCCAAGCCATCCAACACGCAAATACAACATGCAAATCGGCAATGATTCTAAATACGGCTTAACGCCTTCTCAACCGAAAAAACCTATCACTTCTTCCAACGAAATTGATGATGGCATCATCTCTAGCTTCATGTTAAGCCAGCACAAAATGTTGGCAACAGGAAAAACTGCTGCTGCATTAGAAGCAACAAATCCAGTTGTGCGCCGCGTGTTGCAAGACTCTGTTCCAAACTGCATCGAAATGGCGTACGAATTATCCCTATACCAAAACAAAAAAGGCTACTATCAGGTTCCACAACTTTCCACTCAAGATATGCAAACAATGTTAAATATGTACGGCCAAGCCGAAAAAGCAAAAGATATGCCAAACTAA
- the eno gene encoding phosphopyruvate hydratase — protein MPFITQIYAREVLDSRGNPTVEVEVFTESGAFGRAIVPSGASTGEYEAVELRDGDKSRYLGKGVLKAVENVNTIIAEALEGNYSVLDQVEIDKALIELDGTENKGKLGANAILGVSLACAHAAANYLDIPLYQYLGGVNAKQLPVPMMNILNGGAHADNNVDIQEFMIMPVGAESFRHALRMGAEIFHNLKAVLKEKGYNTAVGDEGGFAPNLKSNEEAIQVILEAIERAGYIPGEEVRIALDVASSELYNKEDGKYHLAGEGVVKTSEEMVDWYEELTSKYPIISIEDGLDENDWEGHKLLTERIGHRVQLVGDDLFVTNTKRLARGIEQGVGNAILIKVNQIGTLTETLDAIEMAKRAGYTAIISHRSGESEDATIADIAVATNAGQIKTGAPSRTDRVAKYNQLLRIEDQLGSTAQYLGIKSFYNLK, from the coding sequence ATGCCATTTATTACACAAATATACGCACGTGAAGTATTAGACTCTCGCGGTAACCCAACAGTAGAAGTAGAAGTGTTCACAGAATCAGGCGCCTTTGGACGGGCAATTGTTCCATCTGGTGCATCCACTGGTGAATATGAAGCAGTGGAATTGCGCGATGGCGACAAATCCCGCTATTTAGGAAAAGGTGTTCTAAAAGCAGTCGAAAATGTCAACACAATCATTGCAGAAGCATTAGAAGGCAACTATTCTGTGTTGGATCAAGTGGAAATTGATAAAGCCTTAATCGAACTTGACGGCACTGAAAATAAAGGAAAACTTGGCGCAAATGCCATTTTAGGTGTTTCCCTTGCTTGCGCCCATGCAGCAGCAAATTACCTTGATATTCCTTTATATCAATACCTTGGCGGCGTGAATGCAAAACAATTGCCTGTCCCAATGATGAACATTTTAAACGGTGGGGCACACGCAGATAATAACGTGGATATCCAAGAATTCATGATTATGCCTGTGGGAGCAGAATCTTTCCGCCATGCATTGCGCATGGGAGCAGAAATCTTCCATAACTTAAAAGCAGTATTGAAAGAAAAAGGATACAACACAGCTGTTGGTGACGAAGGTGGATTCGCGCCAAACTTAAAATCAAATGAAGAAGCCATCCAAGTGATTTTAGAAGCGATTGAACGCGCTGGCTATATACCAGGAGAAGAAGTGCGCATTGCATTAGACGTTGCATCTTCTGAGTTATACAACAAAGAAGATGGAAAATATCATTTAGCTGGTGAAGGCGTTGTTAAAACTTCTGAAGAAATGGTGGATTGGTACGAAGAATTAACTTCTAAATACCCAATCATTTCCATTGAAGACGGCTTAGATGAAAACGACTGGGAAGGCCATAAATTATTAACTGAACGCATCGGTCATCGTGTGCAGCTTGTAGGTGACGACTTATTCGTGACAAATACAAAACGGCTTGCTCGCGGAATTGAACAAGGCGTAGGCAATGCAATTTTGATTAAAGTAAATCAAATCGGTACTTTAACAGAAACACTTGATGCGATTGAAATGGCAAAACGCGCTGGCTACACTGCCATCATCTCCCACCGCTCCGGTGAATCCGAAGACGCTACAATTGCAGACATTGCTGTAGCTACAAACGCTGGCCAAATCAAAACAGGCGCTCCTTCTCGCACAGACCGCGTCGCTAAATACAATCAATTATTGCGCATCGAAGACCAACTTGGCTCAACAGCACAATACCTTGGAATTAAGTCGTTCTATAATTTGAAATAA
- a CDS encoding glutaredoxin family protein, with product MKVRFYHRPNCALCEEGLLILKLVQEESNFEIDMINIEEDDELHEKYMLMIPVIEKDGEIVQYGQIDFATLYEAFMNTP from the coding sequence TTGAAAGTTCGCTTCTATCATCGTCCCAATTGTGCATTGTGCGAAGAAGGATTGCTTATATTAAAACTTGTTCAGGAAGAGTCAAATTTTGAAATTGACATGATCAATATTGAAGAAGATGATGAACTTCACGAGAAATATATGCTCATGATTCCGGTGATAGAAAAAGATGGGGAAATTGTCCAATATGGCCAAATCGATTTTGCCACTTTATATGAAGCCTTCATGAATACACCATGA
- the tpiA gene encoding triose-phosphate isomerase, producing MRKPIIAANWKMYKTFDEAVEFVEAIKDKIPPVEKVDAVVCAPALYLPTLVDIAKETDLAIGAQNMHYEEEGAFTGEISPKQLEAIQVDYVIIGHSERREYFNETDEAVNKKVKAALSHGIVPIVCCGETLEEREAGQTEEKVANQVKKALAGLTEEEVQHIVIAYEPIWAIGTGKTATSDDANAVCGHIRKVVEELYGKAAAENIRIQYGGSVKPENIEDLLSKEQIDGALVGGASLQVESYLKLLEAGANA from the coding sequence ATGCGTAAACCAATCATTGCTGCCAATTGGAAAATGTATAAAACCTTTGATGAAGCAGTGGAGTTTGTTGAGGCAATTAAAGACAAAATTCCGCCAGTGGAGAAAGTGGATGCAGTTGTTTGCGCCCCTGCTTTATATTTGCCAACTCTAGTGGATATTGCAAAAGAAACGGATTTGGCAATTGGTGCACAAAATATGCATTATGAAGAAGAAGGCGCATTTACCGGCGAAATCAGCCCAAAACAGCTTGAAGCAATCCAAGTGGACTATGTCATTATTGGTCATTCTGAGCGCCGTGAATACTTCAATGAAACCGATGAAGCGGTGAACAAAAAAGTAAAAGCGGCTTTATCCCATGGAATCGTTCCAATTGTTTGCTGTGGCGAAACGTTGGAAGAACGGGAAGCTGGCCAAACGGAAGAAAAAGTGGCAAACCAAGTGAAAAAAGCTTTAGCTGGTTTAACGGAAGAAGAAGTGCAGCATATTGTCATTGCCTATGAACCGATTTGGGCCATTGGAACGGGGAAAACAGCTACTAGCGATGATGCGAATGCGGTTTGTGGCCATATTCGCAAAGTGGTGGAAGAACTATACGGAAAAGCGGCTGCTGAAAATATTCGCATTCAATATGGCGGCAGCGTAAAACCGGAAAATATTGAAGATTTATTGTCCAAAGAACAAATTGACGGCGCTCTTGTGGGCGGTGCTAGTTTACAAGTAGAATCTTATCTTAAATTATTGGAGGCGGGGGCAAATGCCTAG
- a CDS encoding amino acid ABC transporter permease, with the protein MEILDFRWDIIWNYREYFIRGIWVTLILTICGFLGGFIFGVFLGLGKNSKRKWLYWPCKLYIDLFRGTPLLVQIFIIHLAVIPSIFGHSLGFMVSGIAALILNCAAYVAEIIRAGIQSIDKGQMEAARSLGLNHFQAMRKVILPQAFRRMIPPLGNEFITLLKDSSLVTVIAANDILYAAKVVSGTYFRFWEPYLAAAALYLILTFIVSKIVSFIEKRFSVEYNPRKDKKDEGRVAA; encoded by the coding sequence ATGGAAATCCTGGATTTTCGCTGGGATATAATCTGGAACTACCGTGAATATTTCATACGGGGTATTTGGGTAACATTAATTTTGACAATATGTGGGTTTTTAGGCGGATTCATCTTCGGAGTTTTTCTTGGACTTGGGAAAAATTCAAAAAGAAAATGGCTTTATTGGCCATGTAAATTGTATATCGATTTATTCCGTGGAACTCCGCTTTTAGTTCAAATATTTATTATTCACTTAGCAGTAATTCCATCGATTTTTGGTCATTCCCTCGGATTTATGGTCTCAGGTATTGCTGCGCTAATTTTAAACTGCGCTGCCTATGTAGCTGAAATTATCCGTGCGGGGATTCAATCTATTGATAAAGGTCAAATGGAAGCGGCAAGGTCCCTCGGTTTAAATCATTTCCAAGCCATGCGGAAAGTGATTCTGCCTCAAGCCTTCCGCCGTATGATTCCCCCTCTTGGGAATGAATTTATTACTCTCTTAAAAGATTCTTCCTTAGTAACGGTGATTGCTGCCAACGATATTTTATATGCGGCAAAAGTTGTCTCCGGAACTTATTTCCGTTTCTGGGAACCATATCTTGCTGCGGCAGCCCTTTATTTAATTTTGACATTTATCGTATCGAAAATCGTTTCATTCATTGAAAAACGATTCAGTGTCGAATACAATCCGCGCAAAGATAAAAAAGATGAAGGGCGGGTTGCTGCATGA
- the gap gene encoding type I glyceraldehyde-3-phosphate dehydrogenase, translated as MTIKLAINGFGRIGRLAFREAMKNGRFEVVAVNDLAGANQLAHLLKYDSVHGIYEGEVHHEEDALIVDQKRVQVLSEKDPEKLPWEKLDIDIVLECTGLFRSVEDVSKHLTAGAKKAILSAPGKGAMPTFVMGVNHKEYSPKEHHVISNASCTTNCLAPVAKVLDENFGIRRGLMTTIHSYTNDQRLLDLPHKDARRSRAANLSMIPTTTGAATAVGKVLPQLKGKLDGFAIRVPTPNVSCVDLVAELKTNVTVEMVNSAFQEAAQGELKGILDYSELPLVSIDYNGNPHSAIIDGLSTMVLDDNLIKVVAWYDNEMGYAVRLIDLASYITEQGLV; from the coding sequence ATGACTATAAAATTGGCAATTAACGGATTTGGCCGCATCGGTCGTCTCGCTTTTCGAGAGGCAATGAAAAACGGCCGTTTTGAAGTGGTGGCGGTGAATGATTTAGCGGGAGCCAACCAGTTAGCCCACCTTTTAAAATACGATTCCGTGCACGGGATTTATGAGGGAGAAGTGCATCATGAAGAAGATGCGTTGATTGTGGATCAAAAGCGGGTTCAAGTCCTTTCAGAAAAAGATCCAGAAAAATTGCCGTGGGAAAAATTAGACATAGACATCGTTTTGGAATGTACAGGATTGTTTCGTTCTGTAGAAGATGTATCAAAACATTTAACAGCAGGTGCCAAAAAAGCTATTTTATCCGCTCCAGGAAAAGGAGCAATGCCGACATTTGTAATGGGCGTCAATCACAAGGAATACAGCCCAAAAGAGCATCATGTAATTTCCAATGCTTCTTGTACAACGAACTGTTTGGCGCCAGTGGCCAAAGTGCTCGATGAAAATTTTGGCATTCGGCGTGGGTTGATGACAACCATTCATTCCTATACAAATGATCAGCGGCTTTTAGATTTGCCCCATAAAGATGCCCGGCGTTCCCGAGCTGCAAACCTGTCCATGATTCCGACAACAACAGGTGCTGCCACTGCGGTTGGCAAAGTATTACCGCAGCTGAAAGGAAAATTGGACGGCTTTGCCATTCGTGTACCAACCCCGAACGTATCTTGTGTGGACTTGGTGGCAGAACTTAAAACCAATGTCACGGTCGAAATGGTCAATTCTGCTTTTCAAGAAGCGGCTCAAGGTGAATTAAAAGGCATACTGGATTACAGCGAATTGCCTCTTGTATCCATCGATTATAATGGAAACCCCCATTCCGCCATCATTGATGGTCTATCAACAATGGTATTAGACGACAACCTGATTAAAGTGGTCGCTTGGTATGACAATGAGATGGGATATGCCGTCCGATTGATTGACTTGGCCTCATATATAACTGAACAAGGATTGGTTTAA
- a CDS encoding ATP-binding protein gives MYRDIDYLVSLLKELQALPKETEWVEFKSNQSDPNAIGEYISALSNSAVLCGKTSAYLVWGIEDDTHKLIGTNFKISTSKKGAEDLEPWLSRLLNPRIDFQVYEFQYDGLDFVILEIPRASNVPTKFSGQEYIRVGSHKKPLKDYPEKERALWRAFENVAFEEEVAKSDLEKSEVLSLLDYTAYYELLNLRLPTNLDMVIENLIADHFVQRQDNGRYSITNLGGILFAKNLSLFPTLHRKAVRVIQYSGKNKLNPVREQIGGKGYAIGYEGLINFIDSMTPTEEIIEKGIRRSIKHFPELAIREVVANALIHQDFRISGTGPTIEIYSDRMEITNPGKPLMSTERLLDSPPQSRNERLASFMRRIGICEERGSGIDKIVFAAESEHLPAPTITVNSEHTVVTLYKFKPLKEMERHEKLHACYMHASLKYVSKDYLTNSSLKERFGVTDSPTISRIIKDAVENGKIKPLDPNTAPRYMKYIPYWA, from the coding sequence AATTCAGCTGTTTTATGTGGAAAAACTAGTGCTTATCTAGTTTGGGGAATAGAAGATGATACACATAAATTAATAGGTACAAATTTTAAAATTTCTACGTCTAAAAAAGGTGCAGAAGATTTGGAACCATGGTTATCTAGATTGCTTAATCCACGAATCGATTTTCAAGTGTATGAGTTTCAGTATGATGGGTTAGACTTTGTTATATTAGAAATTCCTAGAGCTTCGAATGTACCTACCAAATTCTCAGGTCAGGAATATATTCGGGTTGGTTCGCATAAAAAACCTTTAAAGGATTATCCAGAGAAGGAGCGAGCATTATGGAGAGCTTTTGAAAACGTTGCATTTGAGGAAGAAGTAGCAAAATCTGATCTTGAAAAATCAGAAGTACTTAGTTTGTTGGATTATACTGCGTATTATGAATTACTTAATTTAAGATTACCGACTAATCTTGATATGGTTATTGAAAATTTAATTGCTGATCATTTTGTACAGCGTCAAGATAATGGACGATACAGTATTACGAATTTAGGTGGAATTCTTTTTGCGAAAAATTTAAGTCTATTTCCTACATTACATAGAAAAGCCGTTAGAGTTATACAATATAGTGGAAAAAATAAACTAAATCCAGTTAGAGAACAAATTGGTGGAAAAGGGTATGCTATTGGATATGAAGGGCTGATAAATTTTATTGATTCGATGACACCCACAGAGGAGATAATTGAAAAGGGTATTAGGAGATCAATTAAACATTTTCCTGAGTTAGCAATACGTGAAGTAGTTGCCAATGCACTTATACATCAAGATTTTCGAATAAGTGGTACTGGACCAACTATTGAAATTTATTCTGATAGAATGGAAATTACTAATCCAGGTAAACCATTGATGAGCACTGAACGTTTATTAGATAGTCCGCCTCAATCACGAAATGAACGATTAGCTTCTTTTATGAGAAGAATTGGTATTTGTGAAGAACGGGGTAGTGGAATTGATAAAATTGTTTTTGCCGCTGAATCTGAGCATTTACCTGCACCGACGATAACAGTAAATTCAGAACACACAGTGGTAACATTGTATAAATTTAAACCATTAAAAGAGATGGAACGACATGAAAAACTTCATGCTTGTTATATGCATGCTTCGTTGAAGTATGTTTCGAAGGATTATTTAACAAACAGTAGTTTAAAGGAACGCTTTGGAGTAACGGATTCTCCGACAATTTCTCGTATTATTAAGGATGCTGTTGAAAATGGAAAAATTAAGCCTCTAGATCCAAATACCGCTCCTAGGTATATGAAGTATATACCATATTGGGCATGA
- the gpmI gene encoding 2,3-bisphosphoglycerate-independent phosphoglycerate mutase, with product MPRKPVALIILDGFALRDETFGNAVAQSKKPNFDRYWETYPHATLTAFGEAVGLPEGQMGNSEVGHLNIGAGRIVYQSLTRINKSIREGQFFENEKLLGAMNHVKKHQSKLHIMGLLSDGGVHSHYNHLFALLKMAKQNGVEEVYVHGFLDGRDVGPKTALGYIEETEKKMEEIGVGKFASIHGRYYAMDRDKRWQRVELSYKALVDGEGKTAPSAKVGVEESYSNDVTDEFVIPFVIVEDGKPVATIDSNDAVIHFNFRPDRAIQLSTVFTNDQFNGFELSNKHPQNLKFVTFTEYSEEVFADVVFENEDLINTVGEVISRHGLTQLRIAETEKYPHVTYFMSGGREEKFPGEERILIASPKVATYDLKPEMSAYEVTEALLNELEADKFDAIILNYANPDMVGHSGMLEPTIKAIEAVDECLGRVVDKILELGGTAIITADHGNSDEVVTMEGKPMTAHTTNPVPVIVTKQGITLRENGILADLAPTMLKLLNIEQPAEMTGQPLF from the coding sequence ATGCCTAGAAAGCCAGTTGCGTTAATTATCTTAGATGGCTTTGCATTACGTGATGAAACCTTTGGAAATGCAGTAGCACAAAGCAAAAAACCAAATTTTGATCGTTATTGGGAAACATATCCCCATGCGACACTTACTGCCTTTGGAGAAGCAGTAGGTCTCCCAGAAGGTCAAATGGGCAATTCTGAAGTAGGACATTTAAATATCGGTGCAGGACGCATTGTGTATCAAAGTTTAACAAGAATTAACAAATCTATTCGCGAAGGACAATTTTTCGAAAATGAAAAATTGTTAGGGGCAATGAATCATGTGAAAAAACATCAATCCAAACTCCACATTATGGGACTGTTATCAGACGGTGGGGTACATAGCCACTATAATCATTTATTCGCATTATTAAAAATGGCGAAACAAAACGGGGTTGAGGAAGTCTATGTCCACGGATTTTTAGATGGACGAGACGTTGGTCCAAAAACAGCCCTTGGATATATTGAAGAAACAGAAAAGAAAATGGAAGAAATTGGTGTAGGGAAATTTGCTTCCATCCATGGCCGTTACTATGCTATGGACCGCGACAAACGTTGGCAGCGGGTGGAATTATCCTATAAAGCTCTTGTGGATGGGGAAGGAAAAACAGCTCCTTCTGCAAAAGTTGGCGTGGAAGAATCCTACAGCAATGATGTAACGGATGAATTTGTGATTCCATTTGTAATCGTGGAAGATGGAAAACCGGTCGCAACAATTGATTCAAATGATGCAGTAATCCATTTCAACTTCCGTCCAGACCGGGCCATCCAGCTTTCTACTGTATTTACGAATGATCAATTTAACGGTTTTGAATTGTCTAATAAGCACCCTCAAAATTTAAAATTCGTCACATTTACTGAATATAGCGAAGAAGTATTTGCAGATGTTGTGTTTGAAAATGAAGATTTAATTAATACTGTAGGGGAAGTCATCTCAAGACACGGTTTAACGCAATTACGTATTGCTGAAACAGAAAAATACCCTCATGTTACATATTTCATGAGCGGCGGCAGAGAAGAGAAGTTTCCAGGTGAGGAAAGAATCTTAATTGCATCCCCAAAAGTAGCTACATATGATTTAAAACCTGAAATGAGTGCTTATGAAGTAACAGAGGCACTGCTTAATGAATTAGAAGCAGATAAATTCGATGCCATTATTTTAAATTACGCAAATCCTGACATGGTAGGACACAGCGGTATGTTAGAGCCGACAATTAAAGCAATCGAAGCAGTAGATGAATGCTTAGGCCGAGTTGTTGATAAAATTTTAGAACTTGGCGGCACTGCCATCATTACGGCAGACCATGGTAATTCTGATGAAGTGGTGACAATGGAAGGAAAACCAATGACGGCTCATACAACGAATCCAGTGCCAGTTATCGTGACAAAACAAGGAATTACATTGAGGGAAAATGGAATTTTAGCTGATTTAGCTCCAACTATGTTAAAATTATTAAATATTGAACAACCTGCAGAAATGACAGGTCAACCACTTTTTTAA